Proteins found in one Brachyspira murdochii DSM 12563 genomic segment:
- a CDS encoding alpha-hydroxy-acid oxidizing protein, protein MTYKEIIETAKDCMGFCKACIICNGKVCKNSMPGPGAKGIGDVAIRNYDKWREIRLNMDTICSNEDIDTSFELFGKKFKYPIFAGPVGAVQLHYGDKYTEEEYNDILVKSCHEAGIAAFTGDGTNPNVMIAATTMIKKQNGIGIPTVKPWNMDVIKEKMKLVADSNAFAVAMDVDAAGLPFLKNLTPKAGSKTVDELRQIKEIAQRPFIIKGIMTVKGAKKALEAGADAIIVSNHGGRVLDQCPSTAEVLPEIADAVKGKIKILVDGGIRSGADILKALAIGADGVVIARTFVIAAYGGGEEGVKSYAAQLGAELEDAMTMCGVHSLKEITREIVRF, encoded by the coding sequence ATGACATATAAAGAAATTATAGAAACAGCAAAAGACTGTATGGGGTTCTGTAAAGCATGCATCATATGTAATGGTAAAGTATGTAAAAACAGTATGCCCGGACCCGGTGCTAAAGGAATAGGAGATGTAGCTATTAGAAATTATGACAAATGGAGAGAAATAAGGCTCAACATGGATACAATATGTTCTAATGAAGATATTGATACTTCTTTTGAACTGTTCGGCAAAAAATTCAAATACCCTATATTTGCTGGTCCTGTAGGTGCTGTTCAGCTTCACTATGGCGATAAATACACAGAAGAAGAATATAATGATATATTGGTAAAATCATGTCATGAGGCTGGCATTGCTGCTTTCACAGGAGACGGAACTAATCCTAATGTAATGATTGCTGCTACTACTATGATAAAAAAACAAAACGGCATAGGAATACCTACTGTTAAGCCTTGGAATATGGATGTTATAAAAGAAAAAATGAAATTAGTAGCTGATTCAAATGCTTTTGCTGTTGCTATGGACGTTGATGCTGCAGGACTTCCTTTCTTAAAAAATCTTACACCAAAGGCTGGAAGCAAAACAGTTGATGAATTAAGACAAATAAAAGAGATTGCTCAAAGACCATTTATAATAAAAGGAATAATGACTGTAAAAGGAGCTAAAAAAGCATTGGAGGCTGGAGCTGATGCTATAATAGTATCCAATCATGGAGGACGCGTACTTGATCAATGTCCTTCTACTGCTGAAGTATTGCCTGAAATTGCTGATGCGGTTAAAGGAAAAATAAAAATATTGGTAGACGGCGGAATTAGAAGCGGTGCCGACATATTAAAAGCTCTTGCTATAGGGGCTGACGGAGTTGTTATTGCTAGAACTTTTGTAATAGCAGCATACGGCGGAGGTGAAGAAGGAGTTAAATCTTATGCTGCACAATTAGGTGCCGAACTTGAAGATGCCATGACTATGTGCGGTGTTCACAGCTTAAAAGAAATAACTAGAGAAATTGTAAGATTTTAA